The following are encoded together in the Sphingomonas insulae genome:
- a CDS encoding YybH family protein, with protein MLILPLMLAIPAPVVDDAEAGIRAAMESSAAGWSAGDMPRFLAVYADDAVFVTKDGVVRGKAAIAARYDKSYGTDATKRGTLLFRMMGFRRIDAAHQMLWARWILDYPGGKQSSGMTSLLFERQRGGWKILSDHSS; from the coding sequence ATGCTGATCCTGCCGCTGATGCTGGCGATACCGGCGCCGGTCGTGGACGACGCCGAAGCGGGCATCCGCGCGGCGATGGAAAGCAGCGCGGCTGGCTGGAGCGCGGGCGACATGCCGCGGTTCCTTGCCGTCTATGCCGACGATGCGGTCTTCGTCACCAAGGATGGCGTGGTTCGCGGCAAGGCCGCGATCGCCGCGCGCTACGACAAGAGCTATGGTACGGATGCGACGAAGCGCGGCACGCTGTTGTTCCGGATGATGGGCTTCCGGCGGATCGATGCCGCGCACCAGATGCTGTGGGCGCGGTGGATACTCGATTATCCCGGCGGCAAGCAGAGCAGCGGCATGACGTCGCTGCTGTTCGAGCGGCAGCGCGGCGGCTGGAAGATCCTGTCCGACCACAGCAGCTGA